Proteins encoded together in one uncultured Sphaerochaeta sp. window:
- a CDS encoding YkgJ family cysteine cluster protein gives MSCFYEDGLRFSCVEGCRYCCSCEPGYVFLSQPDLDRLCAHTGMDEQAFIKTYCRIVDMGAFSMISLKEKQNYDCVFLNERGCSVYDGRPRQCRTYPFWMSILESEEHWEEEKKSCPGIGKGRRYTREEIDELLRIDLQQTPIMRD, from the coding sequence ATGAGTTGCTTCTATGAGGATGGCTTACGGTTTTCTTGTGTAGAGGGTTGCCGCTATTGTTGCAGCTGTGAACCGGGGTATGTTTTTCTCTCGCAACCAGATCTTGATCGACTTTGTGCCCATACCGGTATGGATGAGCAAGCATTCATAAAAACTTATTGCCGGATTGTAGATATGGGTGCATTCTCCATGATCAGTTTGAAGGAAAAGCAGAATTATGACTGTGTGTTCCTGAACGAAAGGGGATGTTCGGTATACGATGGACGACCCAGGCAGTGTAGGACCTATCCATTCTGGATGAGTATTCTGGAGAGCGAGGAACATTGGGAAGAAGAGAAGAAGTCATGTCCGGGAATCGGAAAGGGGAGACGCTACACCAGGGAAGAGATTGATGAGCTTCTCAGGATAGATCTCCAACAAACCCCGATCATGCGGGATTAG
- the rpsD gene encoding 30S ribosomal protein S4: MAISRTPVFKRCNYLGIDPLVLGYSHKPSIRRTKTTNRRRKQSVYARQLIEKQKLRFIYGVLEKQFRLIYARAEKIDGITGENLLTLLELRFDNTIFRLGLSTTRKEGRQLINHGHLMLNGKRVGIPSVTLKVGDVISVQEKSKQAFRLRKLAQNRKIPAWLEFDEEKLEAKVVTLPVRSDIDYDVTESAVVELYSK; this comes from the coding sequence ATGGCAATATCGAGAACTCCTGTTTTCAAAAGATGCAATTATTTGGGGATCGATCCCCTGGTATTGGGGTATTCCCACAAACCAAGCATCAGACGCACAAAGACTACAAATCGACGACGCAAGCAAAGTGTGTATGCGCGTCAGCTCATAGAGAAACAAAAACTGCGTTTTATCTATGGTGTACTGGAAAAGCAATTCAGACTTATTTACGCAAGAGCAGAGAAAATTGACGGAATCACCGGAGAGAATCTACTCACCTTGCTTGAACTCAGATTTGACAACACCATATTCCGCCTGGGACTCTCAACTACCCGGAAGGAAGGCAGACAACTGATCAATCATGGTCATCTTATGCTGAACGGGAAGCGAGTAGGCATTCCTTCGGTAACACTGAAGGTCGGGGATGTCATTTCGGTCCAGGAAAAAAGCAAGCAGGCATTCAGGTTACGCAAACTCGCCCAGAACAGAAAAATTCCTGCTTGGCTGGAATTTGATGAAGAGAAATTGGAAGCTAAGGTAGTAACCTTACCGGTAAGAAGTGATATCGACTATGATGTCACAGAATCTGCGGTTGTTGAGCTTTACTCCAAGTAA
- a CDS encoding LacI family DNA-binding transcriptional regulator: protein MNRKKITITDVARAAGVSIATVSRVVNHANRVEPSAAKRVREAMYALGYVPKKPKRPHAMIALVVPSLENPFFSSVVEGILRQANQEGETLMVLSSEGSAVQEEENLRRAAKLGVDGLLFCPLSDTSSSLLPALFAISTPIVIIYRHDYCDYASHIYYDNELGGYLAAKYLLKAGHRQIAFFASFWSERPDDLLNFHDRRLLGSYSSLDRLKGYQKALSEYEVKIQRELLCSTGYTYESGYAMTKHFLSTLYDFTAIICCNDSVAAGVLQALREQNIEVPRQVSVIGYDASFLSDMTRPALSSIHQDPMLLGRSAFEQLQARRRGEGRTDVILKPNLSIKSSTGQCESRD from the coding sequence ATGAATAGGAAAAAGATCACCATCACTGATGTCGCTAGGGCCGCAGGGGTCTCCATTGCAACAGTGTCAAGGGTTGTGAACCATGCCAACCGTGTGGAACCATCTGCAGCGAAACGGGTACGCGAGGCTATGTATGCTTTGGGATATGTCCCCAAGAAACCCAAGCGGCCACATGCCATGATTGCACTGGTGGTTCCTAGTTTGGAAAACCCTTTCTTCTCTTCGGTTGTGGAGGGAATTCTTCGTCAGGCTAATCAGGAGGGTGAGACCCTTATGGTTCTCTCTTCAGAGGGGAGTGCAGTGCAGGAAGAGGAGAACCTTCGAAGGGCTGCAAAGCTTGGTGTTGATGGTCTTTTGTTCTGCCCCCTCAGTGATACTTCCTCTTCGTTGCTGCCTGCATTGTTTGCGATATCAACCCCAATCGTGATCATCTATAGGCATGATTACTGCGATTACGCAAGTCATATCTACTATGACAACGAGCTTGGAGGATATCTTGCAGCAAAGTACCTCTTGAAGGCTGGACATCGTCAGATTGCCTTCTTCGCGAGTTTCTGGAGTGAGAGACCGGATGACCTTCTCAATTTCCATGACAGGAGACTCCTGGGAAGCTATTCATCCCTCGATCGTTTGAAAGGATACCAGAAGGCATTGAGCGAATACGAGGTGAAGATACAAAGGGAACTTCTCTGCAGTACAGGGTATACCTATGAAAGCGGGTATGCGATGACCAAGCATTTTCTCTCCACCCTCTATGATTTCACTGCAATTATCTGTTGTAATGATTCTGTTGCAGCTGGCGTTTTACAGGCATTGAGGGAGCAGAATATCGAAGTTCCGAGGCAGGTCTCCGTGATTGGATACGATGCATCCTTCCTCAGTGATATGACCCGTCCCGCCCTGAGCAGCATACATCAGGATCCTATGTTGTTGGGTAGGAGTGCATTTGAGCAACTCCAGGCAAGACGTAGAGGGGAAGGGAGGACGGATGTCATCCTCAAGCCAAATCTTAGTATCAAGAGTTCCACAGGGCAGTGTGAATCCAGAGATTAG
- the aroA gene encoding 3-phosphoshikimate 1-carboxyvinyltransferase: MRVFVKPGSLHGSLQVPGSKSHTIRAALLGLLAEGRSIIGNPLASGDGLSALSAAKAFGARIEEREGSWVIEGRGSSLIAPEDCINTGNSGTTTCFFSSVAALVDGWTVITGDEQIRRRPIKRLVDALNTLGATAFLTREGQEAPPVVIKGVLKGGKVRLNGSNSQYVSSLLLSSPLAERDTEILVDNPLETPYVQITLDWMQRYGVEVERNEDYTRFYIKGGQHYTPGRFTIPADFSAVAFPLVAATLSNSDLLLTSLDFLDSQGDKRVIDILQSMGAYVEKDEKEGTLRVKGGATLHGGLTIDLGDIPDSLPALAVAATQAHGITTFTNLGHVRQKETDRVAEMANKLNALGCDLEVGEDSLVVKGPTKVKGGTVGSSGDHRIAMAMVALALATEEGLVVEDAECAAVSFPGFFDAFRTCGADIRELDT, translated from the coding sequence ATGCGTGTATTCGTTAAACCCGGTTCCTTGCATGGAAGTCTTCAGGTTCCTGGCTCCAAGAGTCACACCATACGAGCTGCTCTCCTGGGTTTGCTCGCTGAAGGCAGATCGATCATCGGTAATCCGCTGGCTAGTGGTGATGGATTGAGTGCCCTATCCGCTGCAAAAGCCTTCGGGGCAAGGATAGAAGAGAGGGAAGGCTCTTGGGTGATTGAAGGGAGGGGAAGCTCCTTGATTGCTCCAGAAGATTGCATCAACACTGGAAATTCAGGTACCACCACCTGTTTCTTCTCCTCAGTTGCTGCCTTGGTGGATGGTTGGACAGTGATTACCGGAGATGAGCAGATTCGTAGGCGTCCTATCAAGCGCTTGGTAGATGCACTGAATACCCTTGGCGCAACGGCTTTCCTGACCCGAGAAGGGCAGGAAGCTCCTCCTGTGGTTATCAAGGGAGTATTGAAAGGGGGAAAGGTAAGGCTCAATGGAAGCAACAGCCAATATGTTTCAAGCCTGTTGCTCTCGAGCCCATTGGCAGAAAGAGATACCGAGATATTGGTGGACAACCCCTTGGAGACTCCCTATGTGCAGATAACCCTCGACTGGATGCAACGATATGGAGTTGAAGTTGAGAGGAATGAGGACTATACCAGGTTTTACATCAAAGGTGGGCAACACTATACTCCGGGAAGGTTTACCATACCTGCGGACTTCTCTGCAGTAGCATTTCCCCTGGTAGCGGCCACACTCAGCAATTCAGACTTGCTTTTGACCTCTCTCGATTTTCTGGACAGTCAAGGGGATAAACGAGTAATTGATATCTTACAGTCAATGGGTGCATATGTGGAAAAAGACGAGAAGGAGGGAACCCTCAGGGTAAAGGGAGGGGCAACCTTGCACGGAGGTCTTACGATAGATCTTGGTGATATCCCTGACTCCTTGCCTGCACTCGCAGTTGCTGCCACGCAAGCACACGGGATTACTACCTTCACCAATCTTGGCCATGTACGCCAGAAAGAAACTGATCGTGTAGCTGAGATGGCAAACAAACTCAATGCCCTGGGTTGCGATCTGGAGGTAGGGGAGGACTCGCTTGTGGTAAAGGGCCCTACAAAGGTGAAAGGGGGAACTGTTGGATCTTCAGGCGATCACCGAATCGCCATGGCGATGGTAGCGCTTGCCCTTGCCACAGAGGAAGGTCTGGTCGTTGAGGATGCGGAGTGTGCTGCTGTCTCCTTCCCCGGCTTTTTTGACGCCTTCCGTACCTGTGGGGCAGATATCAGGGAGCTGGATACATGA
- a CDS encoding tripartite tricarboxylate transporter permease, translating to MDMFLGIISYASNLQFVLLVFAGSLAGLFVGSIPGLSVSMATALLVSITYSWQTTNALATIMGVYVVGVFSGALSAILINIPGAPSSVVTTLDGFPMAKKGEAYKALIYAVMYSFIGTLFGFLALAVVAKPISSVALKFTPMDYFLLATFGLTTVGSLTTKHFAKGLISACLGLFFSMVGIDSVMGTARLTFGIENLQAGINIVPALVGLFGFSEVLMVISTSLEGGDVNALSYQKLKMKEVLRHTPISLWYATIGVVIGALPGAGGPVAAFLAYSQAKKLVKNPAVPFGEGAVEGIVASESANNACIGGAMIPMLTLAIPGDAVTAIILSVFYVHGLQPGPMFIKTSAPMFHAILAGGFIGSVFLLVLGLLVAPRISKIIAVPKRILLPLVTILCIIGSFATNNRMFDVYLMLFFGVLGFFMRRRSYSVAPMTLAIVLGGMMDSNFRRAISLASSEDVFLVALLGRPITMILLTLVVLTLLSNSRALKRFIRLKRM from the coding sequence ATGGATATGTTTCTTGGAATAATTTCCTATGCAAGTAACCTTCAGTTTGTATTGCTTGTCTTCGCCGGCTCGTTGGCTGGACTCTTCGTGGGTTCCATTCCTGGGTTGTCGGTCTCTATGGCAACAGCACTTCTGGTATCAATCACCTACTCATGGCAGACCACCAATGCCCTTGCCACCATCATGGGCGTGTATGTGGTAGGTGTATTCAGTGGTGCTCTCTCTGCCATCCTTATCAATATTCCTGGAGCCCCTTCATCGGTAGTAACCACGCTTGATGGCTTTCCCATGGCAAAAAAGGGTGAGGCGTACAAAGCCCTGATCTACGCGGTCATGTACTCATTCATAGGGACGCTTTTTGGATTTCTCGCCTTGGCTGTTGTTGCCAAGCCGATATCCTCTGTAGCGCTGAAATTCACCCCGATGGACTACTTTCTCCTTGCAACCTTCGGCTTGACCACCGTAGGTTCCTTGACTACGAAGCATTTTGCAAAGGGACTTATCAGCGCCTGTCTCGGTCTGTTCTTCAGTATGGTAGGCATTGACTCGGTAATGGGTACCGCGAGGCTTACCTTTGGCATCGAGAACTTACAGGCAGGAATCAATATTGTACCCGCGTTGGTGGGGCTCTTTGGCTTTTCTGAGGTGTTGATGGTCATCTCCACCAGTCTTGAGGGAGGTGATGTAAACGCTCTCTCGTACCAGAAACTGAAAATGAAAGAGGTGCTGCGCCATACACCGATTTCTCTCTGGTATGCAACCATCGGGGTTGTCATCGGAGCGTTGCCTGGCGCAGGTGGTCCTGTTGCGGCCTTCCTTGCCTATAGTCAGGCAAAGAAATTGGTTAAGAATCCCGCTGTTCCTTTCGGAGAGGGGGCAGTGGAGGGCATTGTTGCCAGTGAATCGGCCAACAATGCTTGTATTGGAGGGGCCATGATCCCCATGCTTACCCTCGCCATACCCGGGGATGCTGTTACTGCGATCATTCTCTCAGTCTTCTATGTTCATGGATTACAACCTGGTCCAATGTTCATCAAGACAAGTGCCCCGATGTTTCACGCAATCCTTGCTGGTGGCTTTATTGGGAGTGTTTTCCTCTTGGTCCTTGGTCTCCTGGTAGCTCCGAGGATCAGCAAGATCATTGCTGTTCCCAAGAGAATTCTGCTTCCCTTGGTTACTATACTTTGTATCATCGGATCCTTCGCAACGAATAACAGGATGTTTGATGTCTACCTGATGCTCTTCTTCGGGGTATTGGGTTTCTTCATGCGACGTCGTTCGTATTCTGTTGCTCCCATGACACTAGCCATCGTCCTCGGAGGTATGATGGATTCCAACTTCCGCAGAGCCATATCCCTTGCCTCCAGTGAGGATGTATTTCTTGTGGCACTGCTAGGAAGACCCATAACCATGATCTTGCTTACGTTGGTTGTTCTGACACTACTCTCAAACAGCAGGGCCTTGAAGCGATTTATACGATTGAAAAGGATGTGA
- a CDS encoding tripartite tricarboxylate transporter TctB family protein, protein MEEAQRSRSGTYSRIEGFVFLLLSISTIVYSLVEHHLAKVVWQQSPYLFPLLVAVFLLPLSLSLLRSAGKEKGEITPVLFLVRDTAVVTLATLVYVMVMPYLTFLVSTTLFLFGLFFYLGERRYLLIGLLSIGFTSLMYLLFGKLLHVMLP, encoded by the coding sequence ATGGAAGAAGCGCAACGATCAAGAAGTGGAACATATTCACGAATCGAAGGATTCGTGTTTCTCTTGTTATCCATCTCTACCATTGTCTATTCGTTGGTGGAGCATCACCTGGCAAAGGTAGTCTGGCAGCAGTCCCCTTATCTCTTTCCCCTGCTTGTAGCGGTGTTCCTGCTTCCTCTCTCCCTCTCCCTGCTTCGTTCTGCAGGTAAAGAGAAGGGAGAGATTACTCCTGTATTGTTCTTGGTTCGTGACACAGCTGTGGTAACGCTTGCAACCTTGGTCTATGTCATGGTAATGCCCTATCTTACGTTTCTCGTCTCAACGACCTTGTTCCTCTTCGGATTGTTCTTTTACCTAGGAGAGCGAAGGTATCTCTTGATCGGCTTGCTCTCTATAGGATTTACTTCTTTGATGTATCTCCTGTTTGGAAAGCTTCTGCACGTCATGCTTCCGTAG
- a CDS encoding tripartite tricarboxylate transporter substrate binding protein — MKHKMLVFLLLLLSISMLWGAGTTESGDASYPNKPITMIVPYGAGGTTDISGRQLAVQLEKHLGVSITVINQGGASGSIGARTVLDAKSDGYTVLFTAESLGTQRVMGLSEMSYDDFTPIMVAVNDPKVIVVGKDSKYETLQDLVDDIKNRPGKVKMSYTGPGGSGHVQAMIYGKFGMEMALTAYPGGADCILAVLGDQVDFTNSNYSTVTGYLESGDLKLLGISALDRLEAHSDVPTLGEILPGSERYLSNPFTPLSFLVDKDVPSDVVTILRDAAKKAVQEPAWKAFVAKNSLDKLYEKYPDEASMKEFYKDWESLVSWMLYDSGVAKFSPEKFGIEKSQY, encoded by the coding sequence ATGAAACACAAGATGCTTGTTTTCCTTTTGTTGCTTTTGTCCATCTCCATGCTTTGGGGCGCTGGAACCACCGAATCAGGAGACGCTTCGTATCCAAACAAACCGATTACCATGATTGTTCCGTACGGAGCTGGGGGCACCACAGACATTAGTGGAAGGCAATTGGCTGTCCAATTGGAGAAACACCTTGGCGTGAGTATTACGGTCATCAACCAGGGTGGGGCTAGCGGTTCCATTGGCGCCCGCACCGTGCTTGATGCAAAGAGTGATGGGTATACCGTTCTCTTCACCGCAGAATCATTGGGGACCCAGAGAGTAATGGGTTTGAGTGAGATGAGTTATGATGATTTCACCCCGATCATGGTTGCCGTCAATGACCCGAAGGTCATTGTTGTAGGTAAAGATTCAAAATATGAGACCCTCCAGGACTTGGTGGATGACATCAAGAACCGCCCCGGCAAAGTCAAGATGAGTTATACCGGACCAGGTGGATCAGGGCATGTGCAAGCTATGATCTATGGCAAGTTCGGCATGGAAATGGCCCTTACTGCATACCCTGGTGGAGCGGACTGCATCCTCGCAGTTTTGGGAGACCAAGTGGATTTCACCAACTCCAACTACTCCACAGTCACCGGATACCTGGAGAGCGGAGACTTGAAGTTGCTGGGTATCTCTGCCCTTGACCGACTGGAAGCCCACAGTGATGTACCTACCCTCGGAGAAATTCTCCCTGGTTCAGAGCGCTATCTCTCCAATCCGTTCACCCCGCTTTCATTCTTGGTGGATAAGGATGTGCCCTCTGATGTGGTCACCATCCTTCGCGATGCAGCAAAGAAAGCTGTACAGGAACCGGCTTGGAAAGCGTTTGTTGCCAAGAACTCCTTGGATAAGCTCTATGAGAAGTATCCAGATGAGGCTTCTATGAAGGAGTTCTACAAGGATTGGGAGTCCTTGGTTTCCTGGATGCTCTACGATAGTGGGGTAGCCAAATTCAGTCCTGAGAAGTTCGGGATTGAGAAGTCCCAGTACTAG
- a CDS encoding chorismate mutase → MELPPTICAIRGAICVQEDVPELIETAAATLYREVLALNSLQQEEVAYLLITQTSDLKSRNPATGLRKAGYCGSTPLFCMQELEIDGMLEKVIRMLVVVNHPMEQTIPVFMQGAEVLRPEYAHPSM, encoded by the coding sequence ATGGAATTACCACCAACCATCTGTGCTATCAGGGGGGCTATTTGTGTACAGGAAGATGTACCTGAGCTCATAGAAACTGCCGCTGCAACACTCTACCGGGAAGTGCTTGCCCTTAATTCATTGCAGCAAGAGGAAGTTGCCTATCTCCTGATCACCCAAACCAGTGATCTGAAAAGTCGAAATCCTGCAACAGGATTGAGAAAAGCAGGTTACTGTGGTTCAACCCCCTTGTTCTGTATGCAGGAACTTGAAATCGATGGGATGTTGGAGAAGGTCATCAGGATGTTGGTTGTCGTGAACCATCCTATGGAACAGACAATTCCTGTGTTTATGCAGGGAGCAGAGGTGCTTCGCCCAGAGTATGCCCACCCCTCCATGTAA
- a CDS encoding thiamine diphosphokinase: protein MSKAIIFTGGGAPSRLPMDLLQPGDMVIAADSGYEAAKALGMPVNLCIGDFDSTRYFSEIQHLDHEKSLADKDESDTELALRKAFSLGFSTYVLVGGGGFRMDHLFTTYSLFDQYGPPSAWYTAYESLFLVGKYHRFEIHNPPQTVSFIPSSFTKEVVITAKQLQWPLSQHVLSMSSISLSNRADSPVLDVFASGQGKLFVSFPVADKLS, encoded by the coding sequence ATGAGTAAAGCTATAATATTTACAGGTGGTGGGGCTCCTTCCCGGCTTCCTATGGATCTTCTACAACCTGGAGATATGGTTATTGCGGCAGATAGTGGGTATGAGGCAGCGAAAGCCTTGGGGATGCCCGTCAATCTTTGTATCGGGGATTTTGATTCCACCCGGTATTTTTCTGAGATACAACACCTTGACCATGAGAAGAGTCTTGCAGATAAGGATGAGAGTGACACAGAGCTGGCGTTACGAAAAGCCTTCTCCCTCGGGTTTTCCACCTATGTTCTCGTTGGTGGTGGAGGGTTTCGTATGGACCATCTCTTTACCACCTACAGCCTTTTTGACCAGTATGGTCCTCCCTCTGCATGGTATACAGCCTATGAGAGCCTTTTTTTGGTCGGAAAATACCACCGCTTTGAAATACACAATCCACCACAAACGGTTAGTTTTATTCCCTCGAGCTTCACCAAGGAAGTAGTCATTACTGCAAAGCAGTTGCAATGGCCTCTCAGTCAGCATGTATTATCCATGTCCTCTATTTCTCTCTCAAACCGAGCAGATTCCCCGGTCTTGGATGTATTTGCCTCAGGCCAGGGGAAACTCTTCGTGAGTTTCCCGGTTGCAGACAAGCTCTCTTAG
- a CDS encoding DUF1015 domain-containing protein, translating to MSNVTQQLSKVALKRADIMIPKATVNLSKWAVVACDQYTSEPEYWEQVKQLVGENPSTLNLIYPEVYLEEADPEKRIESINATMRQYVEEDLFNVYKNAFFLVHRTTPSSNIGRWGLLVALDLEQYDYAPDSRSMIRATEGTILSRIPPRKEIRKNAPLELPHIMVLINDEKRSVIEPLAKKKEQLPLAYETELMAGGGALKAWVVDTEEDMLKIAESLDGMLDALPQDNPLLYAMGDGNHSLATAKSCWMDIRETLTEEERKEHPARYALVELENIFDEGLEFEPIHRVLFDLDQHTFESELAKACDHFEKEKVSDLKSLDAAINKEDGVQRFGFCDKHGYQVYILTEPKASIAAGTLQLIIDSLLAQKIASVDYIHGKDVTATLGSKDGNIGLILPEVSKSTFFDSIIRDNALPRKTFSMGEAHEKRYYMEARKIQR from the coding sequence ATGTCCAACGTAACTCAGCAGCTCTCGAAGGTTGCGCTCAAGCGCGCAGATATCATGATACCAAAAGCAACAGTCAATCTCTCCAAATGGGCAGTTGTTGCTTGCGACCAGTATACTTCAGAACCCGAATATTGGGAACAGGTCAAACAACTCGTGGGGGAGAATCCTTCAACACTCAACCTGATCTATCCTGAAGTATACCTTGAGGAGGCAGATCCAGAAAAACGTATTGAGTCAATCAATGCCACCATGAGACAGTATGTAGAAGAGGATCTGTTCAACGTATACAAGAATGCTTTTTTTCTGGTACACCGAACTACTCCTTCCAGCAATATCGGACGCTGGGGTCTTCTTGTTGCACTGGACCTTGAGCAGTATGACTATGCCCCTGATTCACGCAGCATGATCAGGGCGACTGAGGGAACCATTCTCTCCAGGATACCACCGAGAAAAGAGATTCGTAAGAATGCACCGCTTGAACTTCCCCACATCATGGTCTTGATCAATGACGAGAAGCGTTCGGTCATTGAACCGCTTGCAAAGAAGAAAGAGCAACTTCCACTTGCCTATGAAACAGAACTTATGGCTGGAGGCGGTGCTTTGAAAGCCTGGGTTGTTGATACTGAAGAAGACATGCTCAAGATTGCAGAGTCCTTGGATGGAATGCTTGATGCACTCCCCCAGGATAATCCCCTGCTCTATGCCATGGGGGACGGTAACCACAGCCTTGCAACAGCGAAGAGTTGTTGGATGGATATCAGGGAGACCCTCACGGAAGAAGAGCGAAAAGAGCATCCTGCACGCTATGCATTGGTTGAACTAGAGAATATCTTTGATGAGGGATTGGAGTTTGAACCGATCCACCGTGTACTTTTCGATCTTGACCAGCATACGTTTGAAAGCGAGCTCGCAAAAGCTTGTGACCATTTTGAGAAAGAAAAGGTATCAGACCTAAAATCACTCGACGCAGCAATCAACAAAGAGGATGGCGTACAGAGGTTCGGGTTCTGTGACAAGCATGGATATCAAGTGTACATACTTACAGAGCCAAAAGCTTCCATCGCCGCAGGTACCCTGCAATTGATCATAGATTCATTGCTTGCACAGAAAATTGCCAGTGTGGACTATATCCATGGAAAGGATGTCACAGCTACCCTGGGAAGCAAGGATGGCAACATTGGGCTCATCCTGCCGGAAGTCTCCAAATCAACCTTCTTTGATTCGATCATCAGGGACAATGCTTTGCCGAGGAAAACCTTCTCCATGGGAGAAGCGCATGAGAAGCGGTATTACATGGAGGCAAGGAAGATTCAACGCTAA
- a CDS encoding Sua5/YciO/YrdC/YwlC family protein, whose translation MSWKGEEAELLYKSEQATLDRCVVHLQEDQLMILPCDTIYGLSGKVATTFQKIRALKEHLGQQQFAILATLEQAQQLCRVPEVLHDHWPCSLTCILPAMDGEGTHAIRVPNDPFIQELLTRLGSPIYSTAVNPHGYSITNITDIIFTYKDKVQAIVVDPMRQRDTPSTLIDCTTTPYTLLRCGDYDASALLA comes from the coding sequence ATGAGTTGGAAAGGTGAGGAAGCAGAACTCCTCTATAAGTCAGAACAAGCGACCTTGGACCGATGTGTGGTTCATCTTCAGGAGGACCAGCTTATGATCCTTCCCTGTGACACAATCTATGGTCTGAGTGGTAAGGTTGCCACGACGTTTCAAAAGATTCGCGCATTGAAGGAGCATCTAGGGCAACAACAGTTTGCTATCTTGGCAACTCTTGAGCAAGCACAACAACTTTGCCGCGTTCCAGAGGTACTCCATGATCATTGGCCCTGCTCGCTTACCTGCATCCTTCCGGCTATGGACGGTGAAGGGACCCATGCAATCCGGGTTCCAAATGACCCTTTCATACAGGAACTGCTTACCCGTCTCGGTTCCCCAATCTATTCAACTGCCGTAAATCCCCATGGGTACTCCATAACCAATATTACAGATATTATCTTCACATACAAAGATAAGGTGCAGGCCATTGTCGTGGATCCGATGCGGCAGAGGGATACTCCCTCCACCTTGATCGATTGTACGACAACTCCCTACACCTTGTTGCGCTGTGGCGACTATGATGCGTCAGCACTTCTTGCTTAG
- a CDS encoding septum formation initiator family protein gives MTRKIPLLFAFSLVFIFSLLMTVLGTGGFLHNRALKAEISKLSYEQTMLSLQVDSLRRQRDEASSEDALKDAAFKYGYQSEGEQVYYFIDEDQNSSPYEDRILRTFESGESLGFSGIPTIYLALASLVMAAVITLCYWWMQNRRRRTYELER, from the coding sequence ATGACAAGAAAAATTCCGCTACTATTCGCTTTCAGCCTAGTTTTTATCTTTTCCTTACTTATGACAGTACTTGGTACTGGAGGTTTTCTGCATAATCGAGCCTTGAAAGCTGAAATATCAAAACTTTCGTATGAGCAGACCATGCTTTCATTACAGGTGGACTCGTTGAGACGACAGAGAGATGAAGCGAGCAGTGAAGATGCTCTAAAGGATGCTGCCTTCAAGTATGGATATCAGAGTGAAGGGGAACAGGTATATTACTTCATTGATGAGGATCAAAATTCCAGCCCCTATGAGGATAGGATACTCCGCACCTTTGAATCAGGTGAGTCTCTGGGGTTTTCTGGAATTCCTACCATATATCTAGCACTTGCCTCCCTAGTCATGGCAGCAGTGATTACGCTATGCTATTGGTGGATGCAGAATAGGCGGAGGCGAACGTATGAGTTGGAAAGGTGA